Proteins from a single region of Sphingomonas sp. FARSPH:
- a CDS encoding efflux RND transporter permease subunit: MNSWLRYVTHHRLAVALVTALVATIGLWSFANLQIDAIPDITGVQVQINTQVPALAPEEIERLVTQPIERAMGGQPGLDQTRSLTKTGLSQVTLLYKDGTDQLKARQLVTERLTAVQNQLPPGSTPQLAPITTGLGEIYYYTLEWRRPPPGMDQQRQLMELYEAQEYTVRPMMRAVPGVADVNTNGGLEEQFVVQPDPVRLTMHGVTAGELAAAVSKNVENAGGGIIRRGAERFTVRTDARVMNATQIGAIPVKFAAGVLPIQVRDLADVVISSAPRQGAATQNGRETVLGTIMMLVGQNSRETAVAVEQALPGIQAAIPKGMVIDRQYSRADLVERTISTVEHNLGEGALLVAVVLLLVLGNWRAALIVALVIPLAFLVTVTGMRTIGVSGNLMSLGALDFGLIVDGAIVVVENSLRLLAVRRREKGEDLTSEERRETVAHAARMVARPTFFGIAIIALVYVPVLSLGGVEGKLFQPMAQAVMLAIVAGLAWTFTIVPALSAWLLRAPAGSDDTEHHKGFVGVAERAYTPVLERALGHPALLAIGALALLAATFLVFKTLGSQFTPRLDEGAITAMVYRPVGMSLEQSLAIEKQTEIAIRRAYPQVTRTFSRIGTSEVATDPMPPDQNDLYIFYGPMKDWPTGDGMPTTKQELVAGIQKVAQQVYKGQHFEFAQPIEMRFNEMLEGVRADVSVKVFGDDYDTLEKAATKAKAILEKLPGTAGVAFETAGRPKSIVVQLDHAALLRLGLGTQAVNEAIRDALAGAEVGFIPHGPARHMIVIRMPESLRADPSAILALPLRVGDYGMVPLSRVARLQETRIVEPILHDDANRRAALMVNLSTSDLEGYVQKAKAAIDGQVKLPPGYRIEFGGQYHQLEAAQKRLSIVVPAALILIFALVYAALGSVREAAIVYTGIPFAVTGGVLALWLRGMPFSITAAIGFIALSGIAMLNGLVLIDHINSLRDGREGDPLPVEDAVRQGAHDRLRPVLSTALVASVGFIPMAIATGAGAEVQRPLATVVIGGIITSTILTLLLLPSLYAWIEHHSTKAATPGKRPVTASPQTGR; this comes from the coding sequence GTTGGCTCCGCTACGTCACCCACCACCGGCTCGCGGTCGCCCTGGTCACCGCGTTGGTCGCGACGATCGGTCTATGGTCGTTTGCGAACCTGCAGATCGATGCCATTCCCGACATCACGGGGGTCCAGGTCCAGATCAATACGCAGGTGCCGGCACTGGCCCCGGAGGAGATCGAGCGGCTGGTCACGCAGCCGATCGAGCGTGCGATGGGGGGGCAGCCCGGTCTTGACCAGACGCGATCACTGACGAAGACGGGCCTCAGTCAGGTCACGCTTCTCTACAAGGACGGGACCGACCAGCTGAAAGCGCGCCAGCTCGTTACGGAACGCCTGACCGCCGTCCAAAATCAGCTGCCGCCTGGCAGTACACCGCAGCTGGCGCCCATCACGACCGGTCTCGGGGAAATCTATTATTACACGCTTGAATGGCGCCGTCCCCCACCAGGGATGGACCAGCAGCGCCAGCTTATGGAGCTGTACGAGGCTCAGGAATATACCGTCCGCCCCATGATGCGTGCCGTCCCCGGCGTCGCTGACGTCAACACGAATGGCGGGTTGGAGGAACAGTTCGTCGTCCAGCCGGATCCGGTGCGGTTGACGATGCACGGTGTTACGGCGGGGGAGCTCGCGGCCGCTGTTTCAAAGAACGTCGAGAACGCTGGCGGCGGGATCATTCGCCGCGGTGCGGAACGTTTCACGGTTCGGACCGATGCGCGGGTGATGAACGCGACGCAGATTGGCGCCATCCCCGTGAAGTTTGCAGCCGGCGTACTTCCAATACAGGTACGCGACCTTGCCGATGTCGTGATTTCATCGGCCCCACGTCAGGGCGCGGCGACGCAAAACGGCCGCGAAACCGTCCTTGGCACAATCATGATGCTGGTCGGGCAGAACAGTCGCGAAACTGCTGTCGCCGTCGAACAGGCACTGCCCGGCATCCAGGCCGCGATTCCCAAGGGTATGGTGATCGATCGTCAATACAGCCGTGCCGACCTGGTCGAACGCACGATTTCTACTGTCGAGCACAATCTGGGTGAAGGTGCCCTTCTCGTTGCCGTTGTCCTGCTCCTGGTGTTGGGCAATTGGCGCGCGGCATTGATCGTGGCACTCGTCATTCCGCTCGCCTTCCTCGTCACCGTAACGGGTATGCGGACGATCGGCGTCTCAGGAAATCTGATGAGCCTCGGTGCGCTCGACTTCGGCCTGATCGTCGACGGGGCGATCGTGGTGGTCGAGAACAGCTTGCGCCTTCTCGCCGTTCGCCGGCGTGAAAAGGGTGAGGACCTTACCAGCGAAGAGCGTCGGGAGACGGTCGCACATGCTGCGCGCATGGTTGCCCGCCCGACGTTCTTCGGCATCGCCATCATCGCGCTGGTTTACGTCCCGGTGCTCAGCCTCGGTGGCGTCGAGGGCAAGCTGTTCCAGCCGATGGCTCAAGCGGTGATGCTGGCGATCGTTGCGGGGCTCGCCTGGACCTTCACGATTGTCCCGGCGCTATCGGCCTGGCTCCTGCGCGCGCCGGCAGGCAGCGATGATACGGAGCATCACAAGGGCTTCGTTGGCGTCGCCGAACGTGCCTACACGCCGGTTTTGGAACGCGCGCTCGGCCATCCCGCCCTGCTCGCCATCGGCGCGCTTGCGCTGCTCGCGGCGACCTTTCTCGTCTTCAAGACATTGGGCTCCCAATTCACTCCCAGGCTCGACGAGGGCGCGATCACGGCGATGGTGTACCGACCGGTCGGCATGTCGCTCGAACAGAGCCTGGCGATCGAGAAGCAGACCGAGATCGCTATCCGTCGCGCATATCCCCAGGTCACGCGTACCTTCTCGCGGATCGGCACCAGTGAGGTCGCGACCGATCCGATGCCGCCCGACCAGAACGACCTCTACATCTTCTACGGCCCGATGAAGGACTGGCCGACCGGCGACGGCATGCCCACAACGAAGCAGGAGCTTGTCGCCGGCATCCAGAAGGTGGCTCAGCAAGTCTACAAAGGCCAACACTTCGAGTTCGCCCAACCGATCGAGATGCGCTTCAACGAGATGCTGGAGGGCGTTCGAGCCGATGTGTCGGTCAAGGTCTTTGGCGACGATTACGACACGTTGGAAAAGGCAGCGACAAAGGCCAAGGCGATTCTTGAGAAGCTGCCTGGCACGGCAGGCGTCGCATTCGAAACGGCTGGCCGCCCGAAGAGCATCGTCGTTCAACTCGATCACGCAGCACTGTTGCGCCTCGGCCTTGGCACCCAGGCCGTAAACGAGGCGATACGGGACGCGCTGGCCGGAGCGGAAGTCGGCTTCATCCCTCATGGTCCTGCCCGCCACATGATCGTCATCCGTATGCCCGAGAGCCTGCGCGCTGATCCCTCGGCGATCCTGGCCTTGCCCTTGCGCGTCGGCGATTATGGGATGGTCCCCCTGTCTCGCGTTGCGCGCCTTCAGGAAACAAGGATCGTCGAGCCCATCCTCCACGACGACGCCAATCGTCGTGCCGCGTTGATGGTCAACCTGTCGACCAGCGATCTCGAAGGCTATGTCCAGAAGGCAAAGGCTGCGATTGACGGGCAGGTGAAGCTGCCTCCCGGTTACCGGATTGAGTTCGGCGGCCAGTATCATCAGTTGGAAGCAGCGCAGAAGCGTCTGTCGATTGTCGTCCCCGCCGCACTGATCCTGATCTTCGCGTTGGTCTACGCAGCGCTTGGCAGCGTCCGGGAGGCGGCAATTGTCTATACAGGAATACCGTTTGCGGTGACGGGCGGCGTGCTGGCCTTATGGCTTCGTGGCATGCCGTTCTCGATTACCGCTGCGATCGGTTTCATTGCGCTGTCGGGTATCGCAATGCTTAACGGCCTCGTCCTGATTGACCATATCAACAGCTTGCGTGATGGCCGGGAGGGCGATCCGCTACCTGTCGAGGACGCTGTTCGGCAGGGTGCGCACGACCGCTTGCGTCCCGTGCTGTCGACAGCACTCGTTGCCTCTGTCGGCTTCATTCCGATGGCAATAGCGACAGGGGCAGGTGCAGAAGTGCAGCGTCCGCTCGCTACCGTAGTCATCGGCGGCATCATCACTTCGACGATCCTGACGCTGCTGCTGCTCCCGAGCCTGTACGCCTGGATCGAGCATCACTCGACGAAGGCGGCTACCCCAGGTAAGCGTCCGGTGACGGCGTCACCTCAAACGGGCCGGTAG
- the tnpC gene encoding IS66 family transposase gives MLIAAGAELEQLRMQVARLRRMAFGRSSEKLTHQADQLELGLEEREAEAATAAMPVVTRTRETARPYRQPLPDHLPRTEVVHEAPCVCPDCGGAMRRMGEDVTEQLDYVPASFRVVRHVRPRLSCRSCERIVQAPLPSMPIERGRPGAGLLAHVLVSKYANHLPLYRQSGIYARQGVDLARSTLADWVGRSAALLGPLVDALERHVMGGATLHADDTPVPVLAPGAGRTRTGRLWTYVRDERGAGGEAPPAVLFHYAPDRKGERPAGHLARFRGDLHADGYAGFDRLYGDRIAEVACWAHVRRKFFDVHAATGSPTAREALDHIAGLYAVERDVRGRLPDERRHARQARAGPLLDAFRQWLDATGPKLSRRSDLAVAIRYALARWQALTRYADDGRLEIDNNAAERSLRGIAVGRKNWLFAGSDQGGHRAASIYSLVETARLNGVDPEAWLADTIRRIADHPARRVAELLPWNYRPV, from the coding sequence ATGCTCATTGCTGCCGGCGCCGAGCTGGAGCAGTTGCGGATGCAGGTCGCGCGGCTGCGGCGCATGGCCTTCGGCCGTTCGTCGGAGAAGCTGACGCACCAGGCTGACCAGCTGGAACTCGGGCTGGAAGAGCGCGAGGCGGAAGCCGCCACTGCGGCGATGCCGGTGGTCACCCGGACACGGGAGACCGCCAGGCCGTATCGACAGCCGCTGCCCGATCATCTGCCCCGCACCGAGGTCGTGCATGAGGCACCGTGCGTCTGCCCCGACTGCGGTGGTGCCATGCGGCGCATGGGCGAGGACGTTACGGAACAGCTCGACTATGTGCCCGCCTCGTTCCGGGTCGTGCGCCACGTCCGGCCGCGGCTCAGCTGCCGGTCATGCGAGCGCATAGTGCAGGCGCCGTTGCCGTCCATGCCCATCGAGCGCGGTCGACCCGGTGCGGGGCTGCTCGCCCATGTGCTGGTGTCCAAATACGCCAACCATCTGCCGCTCTACCGCCAGTCGGGCATCTATGCTCGCCAGGGCGTCGACCTTGCCCGCTCCACGCTCGCCGACTGGGTCGGGCGCTCGGCCGCGCTCCTCGGCCCCTTGGTCGACGCGCTCGAGCGCCACGTCATGGGCGGCGCGACCCTCCATGCCGACGACACGCCGGTGCCGGTACTGGCCCCTGGTGCCGGTCGCACCAGGACGGGCAGGCTGTGGACCTATGTACGCGACGAGCGCGGGGCTGGCGGCGAGGCTCCGCCCGCCGTGCTGTTCCACTACGCGCCCGACCGCAAGGGCGAACGACCCGCCGGACATCTTGCCCGGTTCCGGGGCGATCTGCACGCCGATGGCTATGCCGGGTTCGACCGCCTCTATGGCGACCGCATCGCAGAGGTGGCCTGCTGGGCGCATGTCAGGCGCAAGTTCTTCGACGTCCATGCCGCAACCGGCTCCCCCACGGCCCGCGAGGCACTGGACCATATCGCCGGCCTCTATGCCGTCGAACGGGATGTGCGTGGCCGGCTCCCTGACGAGCGACGGCACGCGCGCCAGGCCAGGGCCGGACCGCTGCTCGATGCCTTCCGCCAGTGGCTCGACGCGACCGGACCGAAGCTGTCCCGGCGCTCCGACCTTGCGGTCGCCATCCGCTATGCGCTCGCCCGCTGGCAGGCGCTGACCCGCTATGCCGACGATGGTCGCCTGGAGATCGACAACAATGCCGCCGAGCGCTCGCTGCGCGGTATCGCCGTCGGGCGCAAAAACTGGCTATTCGCGGGCTCCGACCAGGGCGGGCACCGCGCCGCCAGCATCTACAGCCTGGTGGAAACCGCCAGGCTCAACGGCGTCGACCCCGAGGCCTGGCTGGCCGACACCATCAGACGCATCGCAGACCATCCGGCCCGCCGGGTCGCTGAACTGCTGCCGTGGAACTACCGGCCCGTTTGA
- the tnpB gene encoding IS66 family insertion sequence element accessory protein TnpB (TnpB, as the term is used for proteins encoded by IS66 family insertion elements, is considered an accessory protein, since TnpC, encoded by a neighboring gene, is a DDE family transposase.) codes for MIGPPGGVRVYLAAGVTDMRKGFDGLAALVQQRLRQDPFGGAVYAFRGKRGDLVKLLWWDGQGLVLHAKRLERGRFTWPATADGVAVLTPAQLSMLLEGVDWRHPIRSSQPTLAW; via the coding sequence TTGATCGGGCCGCCGGGCGGTGTCCGGGTGTATCTGGCGGCCGGGGTCACGGACATGCGCAAGGGCTTCGACGGGCTGGCCGCGCTGGTACAGCAGCGGCTGCGCCAGGATCCGTTTGGCGGTGCGGTGTACGCCTTCCGGGGCAAGCGTGGCGATCTGGTCAAGCTGCTGTGGTGGGATGGTCAGGGTCTCGTGCTCCATGCCAAGCGTCTGGAGCGGGGCCGGTTCACCTGGCCGGCGACCGCGGACGGCGTCGCGGTGCTGACCCCGGCGCAGCTGTCGATGCTGCTCGAAGGGGTGGACTGGCGGCATCCGATCCGGTCCTCGCAGCCGACCTTGGCCTGGTAA
- the tnpA gene encoding IS66-like element accessory protein TnpA, whose amino-acid sequence MATRIIEMVGPEPRRRFSEDDKARIVSEAMMPGASVLEVARRHRVCTSLVYRWRRTLLRDGVASEALPLPGPAFIPVEVAGAPMVPHSEPLGPGVVEVVGPAGQRIRLAPPIDARVLKTVLAGFA is encoded by the coding sequence ATGGCGACGCGAATTATCGAGATGGTTGGGCCTGAACCGCGCCGGCGGTTCAGCGAAGATGACAAGGCGCGGATCGTGTCGGAGGCGATGATGCCGGGTGCCAGCGTGCTGGAGGTGGCGCGGCGACACCGGGTGTGCACGTCGCTGGTGTATCGCTGGCGACGCACGCTGCTGCGCGACGGGGTGGCGAGCGAAGCATTGCCGTTGCCGGGGCCGGCATTCATTCCGGTCGAGGTGGCGGGCGCGCCCATGGTGCCGCATTCGGAGCCGCTCGGACCGGGTGTGGTGGAAGTGGTCGGCCCGGCCGGGCAACGCATCCGCCTGGCACCTCCCATCGACGCGCGGGTGCTCAAGACCGTGCTGGCGGGGTTTGCTTGA
- a CDS encoding VIT1/CCC1 transporter family protein, whose amino-acid sequence MTTDAIDHAPGEHHLVHRTGWLRAAVLGANDGIISVSSLIVGVAAAPGASASTVLIAGVAALVGGALAMAAGEYVSVSSQADTEKADLAREAAELKRSPAAETRELAAIYESRGVEPLLAHRVAEQMMAHDALGAHRRDELGLADDGESLPLQAAVSSALAFAAGAILPVLAALAPHGAVLYVVPVTALVLLALLGALGARAGGAPAGRAMLRVVLLGALAMGMTALIGALTGTVV is encoded by the coding sequence ATGACGACCGACGCCATCGACCATGCTCCGGGTGAACATCATCTGGTCCACCGCACCGGCTGGCTTCGCGCCGCGGTACTTGGCGCTAATGACGGCATCATATCGGTATCCAGTCTCATTGTCGGTGTCGCAGCAGCCCCCGGTGCTTCTGCGAGCACTGTTCTTATCGCCGGTGTGGCGGCCCTGGTCGGAGGTGCTCTAGCAATGGCCGCCGGCGAATATGTTTCGGTGAGCTCACAGGCGGATACAGAAAAGGCCGATCTGGCACGGGAAGCCGCTGAGCTGAAGCGGTCACCTGCGGCTGAAACACGGGAATTGGCGGCGATCTATGAGAGCCGGGGGGTCGAACCACTCCTCGCTCATCGGGTTGCGGAGCAGATGATGGCGCATGATGCGCTTGGAGCACATCGCCGTGACGAGCTTGGCCTGGCCGATGACGGCGAATCACTGCCCCTGCAGGCAGCGGTGTCGTCTGCACTGGCGTTCGCCGCAGGGGCCATCCTGCCGGTGCTTGCAGCCCTAGCACCGCATGGCGCCGTCCTTTATGTAGTGCCGGTAACAGCGCTCGTATTGCTCGCCCTGCTGGGCGCGCTCGGTGCCAGGGCAGGAGGCGCCCCTGCTGGCCGAGCCATGCTCCGGGTGGTCTTGCTCGGTGCCCTCGCCATGGGGATGACAGCGCTGATCGGCGCTCTTACCGGCACCGTGGTCTAA
- a CDS encoding sensor histidine kinase, protein MHFLRRAYPVSRSGTVRPRRRPPTLFRQIAARLAAFTLLFAALDVGIVVFTYSRQPESLAQELLTLEAAKAPAGGVLSPDLLAGPPGAESWSARYVEPGSPELRRVGQAGIDGASTLVDWTRREQTPHGYRISGVRAIDRGNERRWLAMQFEGDGIRPYVPVIVNEIIQHVLLPLIPLSLLLLLFNVFAVRRVLQPLRHAEREVDALEPDNTLLRLSEPSEPREVNTLVSAVNRALGRLDAAMATLREFTANAAHELRTPLSIMQLSLDQLPAGKQRDELHADARHLTRLVEQMLDLAQADALAVDGHLAIDLADIGRDVVAAMAPKVFAAQRDLRFESLGDTQAIGHPEAIFRIYRNLIDNALSHAPGVTPIDVTAGPGPQLAVRDYGPGIAEVDLLHVFDRFWRKDRRSSNGAGLGLGIVQRLTEAHNGTVSVENAAGGGALFRVQLKA, encoded by the coding sequence ATGCACTTTTTGCGCCGAGCGTATCCGGTGAGTAGGTCGGGCACCGTCCGGCCAAGGCGACGGCCCCCGACCCTGTTCCGACAGATCGCAGCGCGTCTGGCGGCGTTCACGCTGCTATTCGCGGCGCTCGACGTCGGGATCGTCGTCTTCACCTACAGTCGGCAGCCCGAATCTCTCGCGCAGGAACTGCTGACGCTCGAAGCCGCAAAGGCTCCGGCAGGTGGGGTTCTATCGCCGGATCTGCTGGCGGGGCCGCCGGGGGCCGAATCCTGGTCCGCGCGCTATGTCGAACCGGGATCGCCCGAACTCCGGCGGGTGGGTCAGGCCGGGATCGACGGTGCGTCGACCCTGGTCGACTGGACGCGGCGCGAACAGACTCCTCACGGCTATCGGATATCGGGCGTCCGCGCGATCGATCGTGGCAACGAGCGGCGATGGCTGGCGATGCAGTTCGAGGGCGACGGCATCCGTCCCTATGTGCCGGTGATCGTGAACGAGATCATTCAGCACGTTTTGCTACCGCTGATCCCGTTGTCGCTGTTGCTGCTACTGTTCAACGTCTTCGCCGTTCGGCGAGTACTCCAGCCGCTTCGCCATGCCGAGCGTGAAGTGGATGCGCTGGAACCCGACAACACTCTGCTTCGCCTTTCAGAGCCGAGTGAGCCGCGCGAGGTCAATACGCTCGTCAGTGCCGTCAACCGGGCGCTTGGCCGGCTCGATGCAGCGATGGCGACCCTGCGGGAGTTCACTGCCAATGCCGCGCACGAGTTGCGCACGCCGCTGTCGATCATGCAGCTGTCGCTCGACCAGCTCCCCGCAGGCAAGCAGCGGGACGAACTGCACGCGGATGCTCGGCACTTGACCCGTCTTGTCGAACAGATGCTCGATCTTGCCCAGGCCGACGCGCTGGCCGTCGATGGCCACCTTGCCATCGACCTCGCCGACATCGGCCGAGACGTCGTGGCCGCGATGGCGCCAAAGGTGTTTGCCGCGCAGCGCGATCTACGTTTCGAGAGCTTAGGCGACACGCAGGCGATCGGACATCCCGAAGCGATTTTCCGCATCTATCGCAACCTGATCGACAACGCGCTGTCACACGCGCCTGGCGTGACGCCCATCGACGTAACCGCGGGACCGGGTCCACAGCTGGCGGTCCGTGATTACGGGCCGGGGATTGCGGAGGTCGACCTTCTTCACGTTTTCGACCGCTTCTGGCGCAAGGATCGCCGCAGCTCTAACGGAGCGGGCCTCGGCCTTGGCATTGTGCAGCGGTTGACCGAAGCGCATAATGGAACGGTCAGCGTTGAAAACGCAGCAGGTGGTGGCGCTCTGTTTCGAGTTCAGCTCAAGGCCTGA
- a CDS encoding response regulator: MRLLLIEDNVRLGSLVRDGLIPQGFAVDWVETVEDAELAMKVATYDLLLVDLGLPDGDGLDIVRRSRRDKNATPILVLTARGGLDDRVTGLDAGADDYLVKPFQIPELAARCRALLRRPGASLGTQLAAGNVVLDCASRSAEVGGAAIEATPREINLLEVLLRRAGHVVAKPALENTLYAMDAEVTPNALEAAVSRLRKRLTAAGADVQVRTVHGVGYALFAPSVSGE; the protein is encoded by the coding sequence ATGCGCCTGCTGCTGATTGAAGACAACGTCCGGCTCGGTAGCCTGGTTCGCGACGGTCTGATCCCGCAGGGTTTCGCGGTCGATTGGGTCGAGACCGTCGAGGACGCCGAGCTGGCGATGAAGGTGGCGACATATGACCTGCTACTGGTCGACCTTGGCCTGCCCGACGGAGACGGCCTGGACATCGTCCGCCGCTCCCGTCGGGACAAGAATGCGACGCCGATCCTTGTCCTAACGGCGCGAGGTGGCCTCGACGACCGCGTGACCGGACTGGACGCGGGCGCTGACGACTATCTGGTGAAACCGTTCCAGATTCCCGAACTCGCTGCACGGTGCCGTGCCCTGCTGCGACGGCCCGGGGCGTCGCTCGGCACTCAGCTCGCCGCGGGCAACGTCGTACTCGATTGTGCCTCACGGTCGGCCGAGGTGGGCGGCGCGGCGATCGAGGCGACGCCGCGTGAAATTAACCTGCTTGAGGTTCTGCTCCGCCGCGCCGGACACGTCGTCGCCAAGCCGGCACTCGAGAATACGCTATATGCGATGGATGCGGAGGTAACGCCCAATGCGCTGGAAGCAGCGGTATCGCGGCTGCGCAAGCGACTGACCGCCGCCGGGGCGGACGTGCAGGTCCGCACCGTGCACGGCGTCGGCTATGCACTTTTTGCGCCGAGCGTATCCGGTGAGTAG
- a CDS encoding cytochrome b/b6 domain-containing protein — MNHVAPAAPSRDPVRNRGRVKVWDPIVRIFHWTVAGGVIANLTFLRHEETPHIYVGYVVVTALAVRLIWGIIGRRHARFASFVPSPVGLLRYFRAMAARREPRYIGHNPAGGAMIVVLLVLLATVGTSGWMMGLDQFWGVGWVETLHETAANVLIGAVALHVIGAIVESVRHRENLPLAMVTGYKRAPTGTDIDHAPAAD; from the coding sequence ATGAACCACGTCGCTCCAGCGGCTCCTTCCCGAGACCCTGTTCGCAACCGCGGCAGGGTCAAGGTCTGGGACCCGATCGTCCGCATCTTTCACTGGACCGTGGCAGGAGGTGTCATCGCCAACCTGACGTTCCTTCGGCACGAGGAGACGCCGCATATCTATGTCGGCTACGTCGTCGTCACGGCGCTGGCGGTCCGGCTGATCTGGGGCATCATCGGCCGGCGTCACGCACGGTTCGCCAGCTTCGTGCCCAGCCCAGTCGGGCTGCTGCGCTATTTCCGCGCGATGGCTGCCCGGCGCGAGCCGCGCTACATCGGTCACAACCCGGCCGGGGGCGCGATGATCGTCGTCCTCCTTGTCCTGCTGGCGACGGTGGGGACCAGCGGATGGATGATGGGGCTCGACCAATTCTGGGGTGTGGGCTGGGTCGAGACGTTGCACGAAACTGCCGCCAATGTTCTGATCGGCGCGGTAGCCCTGCATGTCATCGGTGCGATCGTCGAGAGCGTACGGCACCGGGAAAACCTGCCGCTGGCGATGGTCACTGGCTACAAACGTGCACCAACGGGGACCGACATCGACCATGCGCCTGCTGCTGATTGA
- a CDS encoding PepSY domain-containing protein, with protein MIRFAPLKVAGFLAAIAAAPMAMAAPVCTKAPQAKWMTPAQMKSRVAKMGYRDVKVFQVSGSCYEIYAHTKDGKRAEVYFNPVNGAIVQNNVD; from the coding sequence ATGATCCGATTCGCCCCCCTGAAGGTCGCAGGCTTTCTCGCCGCCATTGCAGCCGCGCCGATGGCGATGGCGGCACCCGTCTGCACGAAGGCACCACAGGCCAAATGGATGACGCCGGCACAGATGAAAAGCCGCGTCGCGAAGATGGGCTATCGCGACGTCAAGGTCTTTCAGGTGTCGGGCAGCTGCTACGAGATCTACGCCCACACCAAGGACGGCAAGCGCGCCGAGGTCTATTTCAACCCGGTGAACGGCGCGATCGTTCAGAACAACGTCGACTGA
- a CDS encoding acyl-ACP desaturase, producing the protein MMKSLIVAAAGAATIFAVSVTAAPSEPTRPLAASTRANLEAAMHGEAYANLKYLRYADQAQAAGKPELAKLFRASANVEANEHFDREAQALRLGSTNNVNLEDAMKGEHYENVTMYVNFAKEAEAAGDTKVAQMFRQIAVDEGTHYAAYKAALAKLPRR; encoded by the coding sequence ATGATGAAGTCCTTGATCGTCGCTGCCGCCGGTGCCGCGACCATTTTCGCCGTCAGCGTGACCGCCGCGCCGTCGGAGCCGACCCGCCCGCTCGCCGCCAGCACGCGGGCGAACCTCGAGGCCGCGATGCATGGGGAGGCCTATGCCAACCTGAAGTATCTGCGGTACGCCGACCAGGCGCAGGCGGCGGGAAAACCCGAACTCGCCAAGCTCTTCCGCGCGTCAGCCAACGTCGAAGCCAACGAGCACTTCGATCGTGAAGCGCAAGCGCTGCGGCTCGGCAGCACCAACAATGTGAATCTCGAGGACGCCATGAAGGGTGAGCACTACGAGAATGTCACGATGTACGTGAATTTCGCCAAAGAGGCGGAGGCGGCCGGCGACACCAAGGTGGCGCAGATGTTCCGCCAGATCGCGGTCGACGAAGGCACACATTACGCGGCTTACAAGGCTGCCCTGGCAAAGCTCCCCCGTCGCTGA